TTCGTAAGGttagataaaattaaaaaaataaattagttatATTAATTAGTTATACGATCTCGAGTTTGCTATAAACGATGacgattggttttttttttgtttgggtgtATGTTCGGTTTCAGCATAATGCTCTTCACTGTGATGAATCTTACGATGCGCCATGTAAGAACACATGTACCTTTCAATACCAAGGCttgtttgatcgtttttttcctgttcatTTAGTGCCTGTGATAGATTCGCTGTTTATATTAGTAGGATACGGCCACTGCCTGACTGAATGTGCCAGAGTCTTATCAGCACCAGCAAAACAACCTCTTCTGATTTCCTTACGATTATCCTTCTGTACTGTTCTGTTGATTGAGGAGTTTGATGTAGCGTCTTTCGATTGACGACTATATGTACATGTACATAAGATAGcttgcgtgtgtttttgagAGAATTTGTCGATGTTAGTTGTGTACTTCAATCTTACATTCCAtgttatttgaatttattatttctgcCGTGCTTCGGAATCTGAATCCGAGAGAGGGGGGCGAGACCTGGCTCAGACATCCGCCGTTCGCGATGTTATGCTGGGAGATCGTGAGTGTATGACGACGCGGTGACCGTTTTTCGTCACGAATCCGTCACTCTCCACCAGAACGGCCGTCTGGCGGCCTTGAGGATCGCCGTTACTATCCGGTGATTCCTTTGATGATAGACTATGATCCACTACACCTATGTTCGCCTGAGAACCGCCGAGAATTCCTTTACTTTTACCACTACCAGGGGTGCCAACGCCACCGCCTATGCTGCCACCGGCGATCTGGCTACCATTGTCTCCACTACCTATTGCAGCTCCACCGCTACCGTCGTTATCATTGCCATTGCCACCATCGTTTCCGTTATCACAGGCATCTATTTCAAGATCGTCTCCGGTGGAACCGTCAGTTCCACCGCCATGACGCTGCTTGTAGCGTTTCCATGCGTGTTGTATCAGACGGGCACAGTATTCTTCGCGTTGCCTCCAGAGCGTGGACGACACCGGTTCGTAACCCACTTCGTCCGGACGCTGTTGTACCTCACCCAACTCTGCCGTCTCTTCGATAGGATTTCCTTTCCGAGCGAAAAAGTCTTTCGTCAGTGCGTCCAGGATATCGACACAGAACATCATATCGCCACGGCAGATAGGAATATCCATCGAAATAATTTTGTAACGGTTCGGTTTATGTATCTGGAGGGGCGGTTCCAGCACGTCCAGAAAGTCTGATAGTTGATCGTACCGAACGTATTGTGTACCGTCCGGATCAAACTGTTGCCATATTTCGTAGTACATATCGTAGTCGTCGTCCGTCAAGCCCTCCTGCACGTCTTCCGTTGCTTGGGAATAGTTTTCGAGAATAACAGCGATGTACATGTTGATGACGATAAGAAAACTTATTACTAGATACGCCAATAGGTACGTTATGCCGATCGTTGATGAGCCACAATTTCCCGGGTAGCCTTTATCATTGTCCGGTGGTAGACAGTCTTCTTCGTTGATAATACCATCTAGCACACCATCCCAACCGGCTGAGGTGGACATCTGGAATGTGTAAATACCGAACATATAGGGGGGAatgaggtgtgtgtgtgtgtttttttttttcacgagCATATTTGCAAACAGTGTCTAACCTGAAACAGCAAGATCATACTCTGGCCGAAGGTTTTAAAGTTGTACACATCATCCAAGCCACTCTTATCCTTGACGTGCATGAAGAATGACATcccaaaaatggcaaaaatgaaCATCACCAAAAACAGTAGCAGACAGATGTTAAAAAGTGCAGGCAGCGACATAGCTAACGCAAACAGCAACGTCCGTATACCCTTGGCACCCTTCACCAAACGCAGTACACGGCCCACTTTTGCAACTCGCACGACTCGCAGAAGCGTTGGAGATACAAAATATTTCTCAATAAGATCACTTAAGACAAGACCTGGTATGGGTAAAAACACAACGAGACGATACGGAGTAATTAAAACATCGCATCGAGGAAGGTAGCAAAAACTAGTGAATGACCGCACTTACCTAAAATGGAAAGAATGACCACAACGAAATCAAACAGATTCCACGGTTCGATAAAGTAATGGTATCGTAGGGCGAAGATCTTCATCAAACATTCACTGCTGAAAATGCAGATGAATATCATATTCAAGTAGTCTAGCACCGCGCTAAACGTTTCTGATTGTTTGTAGTGATCCAGCGTCATGGTTAACATATTGAAGCCGATGAACAACATGATGATCATGTCGAACTTTTTATTCGTCACTATTTCGAACACTATTGCTTGCGGGCGCCACTGTAATGAAATGGAGCGAATTAGTGTGTTACGTCGTGGAATGCAGCATGTACTTTACTGCTTACCCTTGGTCGAGGGATTGCCTTGAGTGGTTTCTTCGATCCCATCTTCTTCATGGCATTGTAGTACTTTTTCTGATCTTCCGTCATGAACATTTCCAGTGATCCTCCggctttctttttctgttcatTGAAGTTATCAATAATCACACCGATGAAGAGATTCAGTGTGAAGAACGATCCGAAGATAATGAAGAACACAAAGTACAGATACATGTAGATGTTTGTTTCCCGTATAGGCTGTTTGCCGACCTGTAAAGTAACAGCAAACGATGGGATTAGCtcatttacaaagaaaaaacgaccTCTCTACAGCACATACGTCACGGGAATCAATGGCATCGTTCATGATTTGTATCCATCCTTTGAATGTCGCTACTTGAAATAGACACAAATACGCTTTACCGACGTGATCGAAGTTCATCGGTGAGTTTTCCCATGTATAATTTTCGGCTTTGCACGCATTTACATCCGGAATAATTTCGTGAggtaatgttgttttatttttatccacaCACTATCATACgaagaaacgaaaccaaaTGGATTAGCATGAGAATATTGTTCTAATGGGGATGAAGTACAGCAGTCGCAATACCTTGAAGTATTTTCCAGCAAATAATTGCACTCCCATAATAGCAAATATCAGCCAGAATATCAAACAAACCAGCAGCACGTTGAAGATGGACGGTATAGCTTGAACCAATGCATTCACGACGACCTATACATACACGTACGATTGATTCAATTGTACAGTTGATTCAAACAATAAAgagaataaaacattaataaaattcGTGTAAACGAACCAATCTCTTGCTATGATTCTTAGATCGTTTCATTTGAAAAAGGGAATAGCCCAGCTTTGTTGACCATGCAGTGAACAGAATAAGCGCAATACAGCCATGAACATCTATTTATAAAGCGGTAcaaagtttcaattttttcaattaCCACACAGTTAGTTACCATTttaaaactcataaaaaacaGTTCTGTTGGTAACGAACTGTtggaaagcataaaaacaaagaatcttaaacgcaaacaaaactgtttggcaattgaaaaaattgaaacataaagGCAACacatttcataaaacattattaGCTGATGAGCTGATGTGTATAGTATTTGAGAATAcagttgcaaacaaaaattgtactaagagaaatatttttacagaAAATTTTAAGCTAATGATATAATTCACACCCAATCTGGtctaacaatttttttccacttttattACAATATTGCGTGTTCTACAACCATCTAAAATACTACGTTTATGTTTGTATATACATGATGTGTACTGCATAGCTATGACACCAAAGTACACTTAGCGCATTTGATACACAAGCAAAACACATATCATTCCGCAAGTGTGAcagtgttacaaaaaaaaactgtaatcAAATGAGGCAACAGTTGATAATGCAAACAATACTGGTAAGCGCAATCACAATACTCCTACTCATGAAATATTCAGATGCAGCGTGATGAAGTAATGGCCATAAAGAGCTCTAAAAATATAACTAAGTATATATACGTATATAGAATCTGATTTATAGTAACATAGTCTACTTCAGTTGTTATGATTCAAAAATAACTAACACCATGTAAGAATAATCTAGAAAGAGTAGTATAAGGATAGCGCGATtggttgttgatgatgttttcgtaCTGGTTTGATGCTTAAAACCAAATGTAAGTAGTGCAAATCGATATGTAAAATGACTGTTTTGCTCTATTTGATGCTTTTGGTTTCGAAACTAATTAGAGTAAAGTAAATACTTTGAAGTTACGTACCCTCATTCCCTGCATACGGGACATGGCACGTAGCGGTCTCAGGGCTCTAAGAGTTCGCATGGTTTTGAATGCTTGAATACCACCCGCTCCACAAAGTGAAGCAACGAAGTTTATTAATGATACCTAGGAAAAGCATGGGTCAAATCGAGTGAGTATTTAATGGTTGATGATCGTAAAATTGAACTGTAACCGCCCGTAACTTTTGTTGTCTCCATATGATTGAgctactctttttttatgtgtttgttaTTGAATTATTGTGTCGAGAACATGTGAAGtaaagaaattttgttttcttatttctaatttgcattcaaactGATAAACATAATTGTAATGACGCTTCCTAGGTATTTAGTGTGTATGTAATTTGTTAACGCaatgaaataatcatttttaaatgtattgataaaattcatgttgttttaattgtgtaataataataaaaacaaacaatgaacAATCAATAATGATGAAAACGTTGCTTGTTAGAGTGTACAAATACTCCATAACGATTTCTTATTTAAATTGGCATTGATTTGCTCCGTCACTGGAGCTAAACATTGACTAATTTTCATTGGCCGAGTTACTTCTTAAGCAAAACtgtgtaatatttatttaaaatagtgAACAACAATATCAAAGTTGTATTTAACCGTACGATATCATTACTTAACGCCAGTGAATGGGCATCTGTTTAAGTTAAAGTCACTGTAAGTATTTGCAAATTAACGTAAGTtcaacgaaaaagaaagaaaacaaccatTATAAGTAAAAGAACGTACACAATACATAAAATTGACATCGACACATACTAAAGCGACTGTTTTGCATCAGCTACATGTATAACACGTACGGCAGCGTCTAAAAGGCACGAAAagtcattttgtttgctttcaatttaATCTTGTCTAACCACAAAGTTTATGAAGGAAGattgagtttttgtttgtgtcttAGATCATGATCATCACGCACAACATTCAACATGTCATTCCTTGTATCGGTTTATCTATAGTCAATCCATATGTATTTACAACTGCGACCTCAGACTGCGtgattttcaacattttcataaGCCCTTACTAGGCTCGGTAGTATTGCTAGGTTTGCTCTTAGCTGATCATGTTTGATATTTGTGGTAGTAACTTggtatttattaataattgttACGTTGTTGTACACAAATGGTTACAACATCTGTTTCAAAATCCAAAGGATGGTAATCaatcttttcctttcactATGCCATAAATAAAATCGTAAAACCAGTAATTAGTGCCGTCTTTTCATATTGTTTTATAAGTTTGAAATTATGctgtacaaaacaaatcatttgtgAGTGTAAATGTTGAAACAATATGATGTGCTTCGattaaatttcacatttttcagTTCATTAAAAAGGATATACAATGCTAAGCTTTTGCAaacgttcttttgtttttttttctcaaatgtCTATCAACGACTAACAATAGAGGTATTTCTTGCAACATAAATACTGGATACTAAAACGGAAGAAGTACAGGTAaatagaaatggaaatgggttattttataacgaaaaataatcaatttgtttggttgtttgtcATTTACAGTGTTTCTCAAACGTTCCACATCATTTAGGGTTTATATTAACGTTTTCGTCAGAAACGCAAACAATTATGGCGCACTGATTCTGCATGAACGTTTTACAAATGTTAGAAAGTTGTACATTTTCACACTTAAGAAGAATCCGTTACAGAAAGTGTTCCGTTATACTAAACATCGAATATTACACATTGTAGACTGTAAGCTGCGTTAAACGTTTTGCTTAAACGCATATAAACCAGCAACGCGAACAAAAGATAGATAGATTGACAGATTGGTTCTTTGGACAAACTTTTTGAAGAAATACAGCACACGTCTATACAAACATAGAGAAGACTACAAGGAAGAAATAGTAGATAACAGTCGTGTTTCGTCAGTTAGAATGTAGGAGATTGAAGGAAGAACAAGATAGCTTCCACGAACAATGTCACTGCACAAAGTGGTACACCATCAAAGCCCAGAGAGGTAGAGTGCCTCTTTAGCAATCAAAATGTACGCAAGTGAACCAAGTGCCTTGGTACTTACTCTCATACCCTCCCAACGTGATACGGCACGAAGCGGGCGTAAGGCGCGCAGTGTACGCATCGAACGGAACGCTGGAATATCGGCCGCTCCCACCCAGATAGCGGCAAGGTTTATCAGCGATAGCTAAGGGGAAAAAATCATTGAACGAAGGAAAAGATACGCAATGAAACGGAAATCAACGAAAGATAATTAGCAGGAAGATGCACTAAACGCAATCATCTTAATTTAACCGATACACATATATCACACATTGTGTGTTTACTTATCTTAATTATATATAATTGGTTAATATGTTACAAGACTAATTTGCTTAGGTAATTGTTTTCCCTCTATTGCTGTTTGTGTGATTGTGTGAGAAACTATGGCTAAAGTAATTATTGTTAACTATGATTGTTTTGCTATGTATTATGATATGGAGATAACAGAATTATATGAGGGTCCAGTCAATGGTTTTCACGACGCACAGGACGATTATACTCACCATTACGATAATAAAATCAAGCCAACACCAAGCATTCGTAAAGTATACTTTAAAACCTAAAGCTAACCATTTGATTAACatctctaaaaaaaatatcactgTGAATATTCGGTCCATATAATAAAGGATATCTTGCAGGATTGGGCGTTGTGGAAGATGTACATCTTCGAGAGCCTGTAGGGTTGCAGAAAGAAGCAGAACAAACGATCATATCAAACGCAAAGTCAGAGGAATTAATCTCATCAATCGTTGGAAGAGCAGGAAGTCCGATCGTCAATTGCTCGTGACACACTTACCAATGCTAAGCTACTAAGCAAAATCATAGTAATTACAGCAGTCTCGAAGTACTTGTTCTCAATCAGCTGGAACGTTTTGAGACGTAGGTTTGCCCAGCCCTGCCAAAACGGAGCATCATCGTCTCCAGCGAGCACTGGGAACTTTTTATAGCAATTATCCGGGCAGCAGTCCGCCGGTGAATCTTCGATCACTTCATCCTCCTCGGCGTGAATAATAAGCTCACCATCTAGCGGACCTTCTTCGCCTTCGCCTTCGTCATCGAGCTCTGGACAAGTGAACAGAACATTTGTAGTGTGTGAAAGAAGGACTTTTCATTCGCACTGGGAACGTCGGTACATACCTTCGTCAATTCCTAAATCCTCCTTGCTGGCATCACGTTTTTCTTCGCCCTCCATCGTTTCGGCGCTGCCTTTGTGGCTTTCGTCCTTGAATGGGCGATTTTTGTGACTGCCATAAGATTTGATACTGGCAGTATCATCGTCCTGCAAGGACACGCCTCTATGATTCAGTTCATGTTCTAATTTATTATCTTGATGATTACTAATAGAATTGCCTATCACCTAATTATCAAGACATAATACACACATAATGAGATTAATGTTTTGCTTAGCagctaaagttttttttgtagtaaagTGAATGAGTGTGTGTATAAAAACTGTCAGGATGCAGACAAAATGAGTTCATGTGCCGTAGTGGTTAAAATGAAATGGGTAAACTGTGAGGAAGTTTTGATGAACAATATGACAAAACGGAAATCTCAAACCCATACTAAACAGAATCTATGAATGGATGCGAAAGTGCGAAAGTATCGATAGAAAGAAGTACGTACCTTTGAGTTGTTCATGATctgcttgtttttctttgccttgTTCTTCAGATCACCGTGAATGGTAAATTCCATTCCATCTCCTATTGCTACTTCCAGCTGGTTGTGTTCCTTGATGCCTTTCTTCAGCAGCCCATCAGCCAGTATGTCATCTGGAGTAAGTTCCAGCTCATTTTCACCATGTTCTGCAGATATACATGGACATACTCCTTTGCCTAatgcatgtgttttttgtttgtttgtatatttgtttgtttgtgtgtcatGATTCAGTTTCCATATGGACGGTTGTGCATAATTTTCACATATTCATACGGTGGTACCATATTATGTTTTCGTTATGATTtcaaatggaataaattacCATTGGTATAATATAATTTCCAATCGGTGGAATCCAAAATAAGTCGAGCAAGAGAAGAACATCGGAAGTTTCACAAATGGCATATGGCATAGTATTCCATTTTACGCAGTTTGTTTCAATGTGCAGTTAGCATAGGAACATTTATAATATAGAAGTAGATAAATCGAGAGAAAAAATTGATACACTTGAATTAAGAATCGCTTGTTGGTACACGGATATTTTAAATAtcagagcacacacacacacacatacacacatagacatttcatcaaaatacaacaaagaaatgcaaacaacctttttcaatgcaaacaacgacaacgacaacgaTGTCTACTATCATCAGGAAAGTACCACAATcaggaaagaaaatacaagCGTGGCAAAACACATACTATTTTGGGGAAGAACAGTAGGTAAACACAACACGAACAATACATTTACAGTTTACTGTACAAATCATCGAAAGTAGTAGGTATTGGTATTTTGCGTAAAAATATCAACACGATCAAAACCTGCGTTATTATGTATGTAAATTAATGTTCCCTCAAATCAAACAGCTTTAAATTCCAGAATTATTCATAAATCAAATGGAATTGGAGCTATATCCTTAATAGCCACTGTCACTGTTGGTGCAACCAACAAGAATGAGAAAGCTTAGTAGTACTATAGGTAGTAGTTAGCTTAACTTGCTCcgttaaacagggtaagattACAAGCTATTCCGCGAAAGTAGCTTTGACACGACTGACAAAACGTTCGCAAATTAATAATATCTTTAGTAAATTGCAAACTGCTTTTTTAAaactctttttctcttttaaaacaatgttGTTTAAGAGTGAGTGGGtaggaagtttatttattttttttttaataattgcgTTATCATGCTATTTAAAAGTTGTAGTGTACTCAAAATCATAATAGATAATTATCTTTCTCtataaaatgcttcaaatattCCGAAGCTATTTTGTAATATTACAAGGACACAATCAAACATCGAATTACCTTAAGCGAGACACTAACCAACGATACACATATGCTCGAAAAATTTTCGGTTTTAcgtctttttttagtttttttttcttcataacaCACAAACGTATTAACAATACATGATGAATTACTACCAAACTAGCAACAGATAGTATACAGCTCTATTACTACTTTCGGTAGAAGGATAAAATCCACTTTTAACGATGCTAATCAAATGGAAAATTGCTAACACTAAACGAAACACACTTTCGGGGAATATTTGAcatggttttaaattttggacACTGATTGTGCCACACCAATTCAAGCAAGTTtcttatattatattatattatattacatTGTAGATGCGCAACTACTatcctgctttttttttaattcatgcaTTTTTAGATTAAATGGTGAACCAGCTGCCTATTTTTAAAACCTTGCGTAAATCTCGAAATTCGATCTTTTTTGATGACGGTAATAGGATGGCAGGATGTTTGGAAAACACTGCATTTTGAAGTTAACGATACTATTACGAGTTGGTGTTACTCGTAACAGAAAACATATAACTGCTACGGTTAAATATGCTGCATAATATTTACGATGTGCGATTTCCGCTAAACGTATCACTGGGTATTTGTATTAATTAGATATCTTAAAAGTTTGTAGGTCTAGTTTACCAGAAACTTTACGTTTGCTCGGATAGTTacaaatttgcaaataaacgGAAATTAAGTTGCGCACCTACTATGTAAATTTTAAGATAGAAATGTAACATTCAGTTTATTAAGTTTTGTTAAACTTTAATGTCATACGTTTTATATCTAAACCAATTACAAAAGATGTATCGATCGCTTCACTCATTGCATCCGATAGCACATTGATGTCAAACAACCCCGAAATTATCACAAATCAGCAACCTTTGGTGGGATTCTGGTTGGAAACTATCTACACTACGGTGGGCAATACAAAATAAACTTAAGTTTGATCGCACACTAGCGCTAATATTAGTAGCGGTAGTGTAAGTGGATAGTAACCTTCTTCCTATTACAAAGCAAGGTGTATTTGCTTACCTGTAGGTTGCACCGATGCTATTTGACtcgttaatttgtttttcacaaaCTTGAGTGCATTTGCTATGTTCGCCTTGATCCAATTAGAAAAGCGTGATATTCTGTTAAACGCTTCAGCGATCTTGTTGGTCTCGTTGTCTGCCGTTGGTGCGGACAGGGATGAAGAACCGAAATTTGACAAAAGCAAAGCTAAGAAAAGATTAAGAACCTGCAAAATAGAGTCATTGGTGAACTATGGGTGAACACTCACGACTATGCAAATGCTAGGTTACTTACGACTAAATTTCCTATTACTACCGTAGCCAGGAAAAATGGTATGCATGACACATCGCCAACAAGCATACAGTCCCACATGGATTCGATCCATTCACCGCACAGCACACGGAACACAATCATAAAGGAATGCATGAAATCGGTAAAATTCCATCTTGGCAGATCTTGGTCTGGGAACAGATGCACATTATCTGGAAGAATTTATTTCGAAtagaattgaagaaaaatacgAACGATGCGCGATTAGGATTAGGCGTTCACCAGCACTCTAAGAAAAATGTGAAAGCACTTGATTTACAAATAATCCGCGTGGAGAAGCTAGCAGATTGCAGATTATCGAGGCATTTGTAAGCTGTTTCTAGAGCTCTTGTTGTTCTAAAAGCTTGTCGTttaatttgttgttattttgttttgtttagcaaaCAATGGTATGCAAGACAGTAACCAGCGGACATTGAACAGTCTAGTACATGTTCGCTGTAAATCAGAACAAAATACCAAATGCAAGAAAATAGCGACTGATTTAAATACGATCGTTGAAGTCTCTGGCACTCAAATGAAATTATTGTAGTTTTACACAAATTTATACGGATGCATCGACCTTAAACCTTTGTGTTTAGTGATCAGATAACAAATAACGACacaattgtaaataatttagGTGACACATTAGCAGTCATAGATTTTCTTACAAATgataaaaagttataaattGTAATTGATTTGCAAGGCGCATATTTGAACATAAAGCAATATGTTTAAGAAACAATGGATATTGTACGCTAAATACTCTACCTTCAGTCTTATTCATTGTTTCATCTCTAGTCTTTCGAATTATGTTTCTAGTCTTTTTACGAATGTACAACCATTTGAGGGGCTTCATTGAACTACATTAGAActattattttgcaaaagcaTAGCAAAAGCACCCTTCAGCTATTGTACTATTATGTACTATGGAAGTGGTAAGCACTGGCCACCGTTGAAAATACCATTCACAATCAACTATTTTCCATGCTCTTGCCAAATCTCACTAGTATGTAGTGTAATGTGTACATTTATACAAAATGGTTCGGAGTGAACGAATTTTGCGCACGTAACGATTGCCTTGTTTTTTCCGCTGTGATTTATGGTTGTCTTGTACGATGCTTTCAATCACAAAGTGTTTTGCGCCATTGCAGAGCTAGCTACTTACCGACATAGTTCTTTCCGAACAGCTGCATTCCCATCACGGCAAAGATGAAGATGATAATGCAGAGCACGAACGTCAGATTACCTAACGCTCCCATCGTTCTGCCCATGATGGAAATGAGTAAATTCAGCGTTGGCCAGGATTTGGCGAGCTTAAAGACTCgaagctgttgttttttttgtttcaaatgatTTGCGTGTAACGTAAGTTTTAGGTTTTTATTGTGGTAGATGATGATGCGTCAGATCGCAAAATAAAATGAGTTTTAATTTGTACagtttttaatgcgaaatggttTTGAGTATGCGTACGATAGCGATGTTGTTGATGCATGTTATGGTATAtgtgtttgttgcattttttttaattttttcgcaAGAAGTGTATAAATTACATACGATTAAtgtgagaaagaaaagaaccatgaaaaagaagaaagagagaaaaagagagatagTAGAGAAAATTGGCAAGTAatagaaagcatttttttcatcaaccGTATGTTTTCTTATAACTATCAGAACAAGTCAATATTCCTTTCAGTGATGTTCCTTCGTGTTAGGGATCATGGGAgagtagtatttttttttattattgtatttATCCAGTACAGTGGTAAACCCTACCATGCTGTTTCATCTAAATACATCCACTAATTGCAATCGAATACTTCTATGGCTTATGCAAGTATTCGTATAGATCCATTCCCTTCGTCTTCGACTACATCGTAAGATCTTTTATC
The DNA window shown above is from Anopheles funestus chromosome 3RL, idAnoFuneDA-416_04, whole genome shotgun sequence and carries:
- the LOC125769886 gene encoding sodium channel protein para isoform X44, whose amino-acid sequence is MTEDSDSISEEERSLFRPFTRESLQAIEARIADEEAKQRELERKRAEGESDFGRKKKKKEIRYDDEDEDEGPQPDPTLEQGVPVPVRMQGNFPPELASTPLEDIDGFYSNQRTFVVVSKGKDIFRFSATNALYVLDPFNPIRRVAIYILVHPLFSLFIITTILVNCILMIMPTTPTVESTEVIFTGIYTFESAVKVMARGFILQPFTYLRDAWNWLDFVVIALAYVTMGIDLGNLAALRTFRVLRALKTVAIVPGLKTIVGAVIESVKNLRDVIILTMFSLSVFALMGLQIYMGVLTQKCIKEFPMDGSWGNLTHENWELFNSNETNWFYSISGDIPLCGNSSGAGQCDEGYICLQGYGINPNYGYTSFDTFGWAFLSAFRLMTQDYWENLYQLVLRSAGPWHMLFFIVIIFLGSFYLVNLILAIVAMSYDELQKKAEEEEAAEEEALREAEEAAAAKAAKLEAQQAAAAAAANPEIAKSPSDFSCHSYELFVGQEKGNDDNNKEKMSIRSEGLESVSEITRTTAPTATAAGTAKARKVSAFTIRNGRGRFVGVPGSDRKPLVLSTYLDAQEHLPYADDSNAVTPMSEENGAIIVPVYYANLGSRHSSYTSHQSRISYTSHGDLLGGMTKESRLRNRSARNTNHSIVPPPNATNLSYADTNHKGQRDFDMTQDCTDDAGKIKHNDNPFIEPAQTQTVVDMKDVMVLNDIIEQAAGRHSRASDHGEDDDEDGPTFKDKAIEFLMKMIDIFCVWDCCWVWLKFQEGVAFIVFDPFVELFITLCIVVNTLFMALDHHDMDPDMEKALKSGNYFFTATFAIEATMKLIAMSPKYYFQEGWNIFDFIIVALSLLELGLEGVQGLSVLRSFRLLRVFKLAKSWPTLNLLISIMGRTMGALGNLTFVLCIIIFIFAVMGMQLFGKNYVDNVHLFPDQDLPRWNFTDFMHSFMIVFRVLCGEWIESMWDCMLVGDVSCIPFFLATVVIGNLVVLNLFLALLLSNFGSSSLSAPTADNETNKIAEAFNRISRFSNWIKANIANALKFVKNKLTSQIASVQPTEHGENELELTPDDILADGLLKKGIKEHNQLEVAIGDGMEFTIHGDLKNKAKKNKQIMNNSKDDDTASIKSYGSHKNRPFKDESHKGSAETMEGEEKRDASKEDLGIDEELDDEGEGEEGPLDGELIIHAEEDEVIEDSPADCCPDNCYKKFPVLAGDDDAPFWQGWANLRLKTFQLIENKYFETAVITMILLSSLALALEDVHLPQRPILQDILYYMDRIFTVIFFLEMLIKWLALGFKVYFTNAWCWLDFIIVMVSLINFVASLCGAGGIQAFKTMRTLRALRPLRAMSRMQGMRVVVNALVQAIPSIFNVLLVCLIFWLIFAIMGVQLFAGKYFKCVDKNKTTLPHEIIPDVNACKAENYTWENSPMNFDHVGKAYLCLFQVATFKGWIQIMNDAIDSRDVGKQPIRETNIYMYLYFVFFIIFGSFFTLNLFIGVIIDNFNEQKKKAGGSLEMFMTEDQKKYYNAMKKMGSKKPLKAIPRPRWRPQAIVFEIVTNKKFDMIIMLFIGFNMLTMTLDHYKQSETFSAVLDYLNMIFICIFSSECLMKIFALRYHYFIEPWNLFDFVVVILSILGLVLSDLIEKYFVSPTLLRVVRVAKVGRVLRLVKGAKGIRTLLFALAMSLPALFNICLLLFLVMFIFAIFGMSFFMHVKDKSGLDDVYNFKTFGQSMILLFQMSTSAGWDGVLDGIINEEDCLPPDNDKGYPGNCGSSTIGITYLLAYLVISFLIVINMYIAVILENYSQATEDVQEGLTDDDYDMYYEIWQQFDPDGTQYVRYDQLSDFLDVLEPPLQIHKPNRYKIISMDIPICRGDMMFCVDILDALTKDFFARKGNPIEETAELGEVQQRPDEVGYEPVSSTLWRQREEYCARLIQHAWKRYKQRHGGGTDGSTGDDLEIDACDNGNDGGNGNDNDGSGGAAIGSGDNGSQIAGGSIGGGVGTPGSGKSKGILGGSQANIGVVDHSLSSKESPDSNGDPQGRQTAVLVESDGFVTKNGHRVVIHSRSPSITSRTADV